A single Calypte anna isolate BGI_N300 chromosome 5A, bCalAnn1_v1.p, whole genome shotgun sequence DNA region contains:
- the CHRM5 gene encoding muscarinic acetylcholine receptor M5 has protein sequence MEVNLFSNSTVVNSSSINHKQLEGHSLWEVITIATVTAIVSLITIVGNILVMISFKVNSQLKTVNNYYLLSLACADLIIGVFSMNLYTSYILIGHWSLGSLACDLWLALDYVASNASVMNLLVISFDRYFSITRPLTYRAKRTPRRAGIMIGLAWLISFVLWAPVILCWQYFVGERTVPPEECQIQFLYEPIITFGTAIAAFYIPVSVMTILYCRIYKETEKRTKDLAELQGSESVAEFEMIKPQKALLKSCFSCKQPNLVKRERCQASWSSSSRSTSATVKISQAVSTCNEWAKADQLTTCSSYASSEEEDKLASDSVFQVTYKSPSKGKAEELNESTDVVVKDQPEENDFENEKYFLSPAKGHVQKSKKCVAYKFRLVVKADGTQEANNGCRKVKITPCSAALSKDPSIKSMDPNINSQITKRKRMVLIKERKAAQTLSAILLAFIITWTPYNIMVLISTFCSDCIPLTLWHLGYWLCYVNSTVNPMCYALCNKTFRKTFKMLLFCQWKKKKVEEKLYWQGNTRLP, from the coding sequence ATGGAAGTAAATTTATTCAGCAATTCTACTGTTGTAAACAGTTCATCCATCAACCATAAGCAGTTAGAAGGGCATAGCCTCTGGGAAGTCATTACTATTGCCACTGTAACTGCGATTGTAAGCTTAATAACCATAGTGGGAAATATTCTTGTAATGATATCCTTCAAGGTTAACAGTCAGCTCAAAACTGTCAACAATTATTACTTGCTCAGCCTCGCCTGTGCAGATCTCATCATTGGAGTATTTTCTATGAACCTTTATACATCTTATATACTCATAGGCCACTGGTCTCTTGGAAGCCTTGCCTGTGACCTCTGGTTAGCACTGGACTATGTAGCCAGCAACGCCTCTGTAATGAACCTCCTAGTGATCAGTTTTGACAGATACTTTTCCATCACAAGGCCTTTAACTTACAGGGCCAAGCGCACCCCCAGAAGGGCTGGCATCATGATTGGTCTGGCTTGGCTCATTTCCTTCGTGCTGTGGGCACCCGTAATCTTGTGCTGGCAGTATTTTGTGGGTGAACGGACAGTACCACCAGAAGAATGCCAGATCCAGTTTTTGTATGAGCCTATTATCACCTTTGGTACTGCAATTGCTGCTTTTTACATTCCAGTGTCTGTGATGACCATTTTGTACTGCCGCATCTATAAAGAGACGGAGAAACGCACCAAGGACCTTGCTGAACTCCAGGGCTCAGAATCTGTGGCAGAATTTGAGATGATAAAGCCTCAGAAAGCTCTCCTGAAGTCTTGCTTCAGTTGCAAGCAACCAAACTTAGTCAAAAGAGAGAGGTGTCAGGCTTCCTGGTCTTCATCTAGTCGAAGTACATCAGCTACAGTGAAAATCTCTCAGGCAGTGAGCACTTGTAACGAGTGGGCCAAGGCTGACCAGCTGACCACCTGCAGCAGCTACGCATCCTCAGAGGAGGAGGATAAACTGGCCTCTGATTCTGTTTTCCAGGTAACTTACAAAAGTCCCTCTAAAGGTAAGGCAGAAGAGCTTAATGAGAGTACGGATGTCGTTGTCAAAGACCAACCTGAAGAAAATGATTTTGAGAATGAGAAATACTTCTTGTCGCCTGCCAAAGGCCACgtgcagaaaagtaaaaaatgtgtGGCCTATAAATTCCGGTTGGTGGTTAAGGCTGATGGCACTCAGGAAGCCAACAATGGTTGCCGTAAAGTAAAAATAACTCcttgttctgctgctctgtcaAAGGATCCTTCCATCAAAAGCATGGATCCAAATATAAATAGCCAAATCACCAAAAGGAAGCGGATGGTTCTCATAAAGGAACGCAAAGCAGCCCAGACTTTAAGTGCCATTCTTTTGGCTTTTATCATCACATGGACTCCTTACAATATCATGGTTTTGATCTCCACATTCTGTTCTGACTGCATTCCCCTGACACTGTGGCACCTCGGATATTGGCTATGCTATGTAAACAGCACTGTTAACCCCATGTGTTACGCCCTCTGTAACAAAACTTTCAGGAAAACTTTTaagatgctgcttttctgccagtggaaaaagaaaaaagtggaagaGAAACTATACTGGCAGGGCAATACCAGACTACCATAA